The Thermococcus sp. genomic interval CCTCCCGCGGGAGGTTCTTCATTTCCCCGGTAAGCTCGACCATCCTCGGGTAGGCTCTAACGATGTTGTCCACTACGGTTATGTCGGCCATTCTGGCGCTTCTCGAAAGCGGGTTGAGGTCAACCGTAACAACGAACTTGCCCATCCTTACGAGTGCTTCCGTCCTGTCGCCATCCTCAAGAGGAACTAAAACGACGTCAGCCCTCCAGATGCCTCTCTCATCCACCTTTCCGCGCTCGTGCTCCAAACCCGGAATCCTCTTCGTCGGGTTTATGCCGAGTATCTCGATTTCGGGGTCGTACTTCCTGAGCTCTTCAGCTATAGCCTTAACCCTCTCCTCCGTTCTGTAAAAGAGGTTTATCTCAAGCTTTGCGTTGAGGGCTTTCGCCAGCTCTATCGTCTTCTTCGGGACGAGGGCGGCGACGTTGCCGTTGACGGAGATGACCGGATGCTTTGCAAGGAGGAACTTTGCCACCGCAGCTTTCATGGCCCGTTCAGCGGGCTCTATCGTCCTCTCGCCGATGAGGTAGTCGAAGGCCTCACCCCGACCGTGGGCTATGAGGCCGGCTTTAGCGGTCATGCCTTTCTCCATCCCCTCGATAATCTTCTCCCTGTAGTAGAGGCTCCAGTAGCGCGGGTGGCTCTTGGGTATCTTCACCATCTCAACCACCGGGAGAAGTTCGTTGCAGTGCCTAAAAAGCTTCCCAAAGGGAGAACCGGCCTTTGAAAAAGCCCGCCAAAGGCTTTTTTCGGCCCCGCGAAGGTTCTAAACCTTTGGTTTAAGAAACCCGTATAAGAGCTTTACCCAAAACTGGGAATGAATATGCCTGATCACGTGAACAGGGTGGTGCACTATGGGATATAAGATCACGGCAAAGCGGGATTTAAGCCCGATTGATTACTTCGTAGAGGTCGAGGCACCCCACGTGGCGAAAGCATGGAAGCCCGGCCAGTTCGTCGTCTTCATACTCCACGAGAGGGGCGAGAGGGTTCCTATGTCCGTTTACAGGGCCGAGGAAGGAAGGGTTGGAATGTTCATCAGGAAGCTCGGTAAGACGAGCTTACAGCTCTACTACGAGTTCAACGTCGGAGACGAGCTCTACAGCGTGGTGGGCCCCCTAGGGAAGCCGATAAAAGTGAAGTACTACGGCAACGTCGTCTTCGCCTCAGATGCAGTCTGCGGGCAGGCCGAAAACTATGCCACGCTGAAGGCCATGAAGGAAGCGGGAAACTACACGATATCGATACAGAGCTTTGAGAACAAGCAGAACGTCTATCCGGAGGAGTTCCTCGCTAAGTCCGTTGCAGATGAGCACTACATAACCACAGATGACGGGAGCGTCGGGAGGAAGGGACACTACCTCGACGTCGTGAAGGAGCTCATCGAGAAAGACAAAGTCGACATAATCTTCGCAGGCGGGAAGCTCGGTTCTCTAGCAAAGCTGGCAGAGCTCACGAGGCCCTACGGAATACCGACGATAACCACCGTGAGGCAGATAATGGTCGACGGAACCGGCATGTGCGGTTCGTGCAGGATACTCTACGACGGCCAGATAAAGTTCGCCTGCAGGGACGGCCCGATGTTCAACGCCCACAAGGTAGACTGGGAGGACGTCATCAGGAGGAACTCCCGCTTCGTGGAGCAGGAGAGGCTCGCAAAGGAGCGCTATCTGGCAGAACTCAGGGCGAAGGGGGTGATCTGAATGGCGAGAAGGAAGAAGCCGAAGCTCATCAAGGAGAGAGTCCCAACGCCCGAAAGGCCGGTGGAGGAGCGCATTAAGGACTTCGGCGAGGTTAACCTTGGTTATACTTTTGAGCTTGCCGTGAAAGAGGCTGAGAGGTGCCTTCAGTGTCCACCCGAGTACGCTCCGTGCATTAAGGGCTGTCCCGTTCACATCAACATTCCGGGCTTCATAGGCAAGCTCGTAGAATACCGCGACAACCCGGACAAAGCAGTAAAGGAAGCCCTGAGGGTAATCTGGGCTGACAACACCCTTCCGGCAATAACGGGCAGGGTCTGCCCGCAGGAAGACCAGTGTGAGAAGGACTGCGTCATGGGCAAGGTCGGGGACGTCATAGACATCGGAAAGCTTGAGAGGTTTGTGGCGGACTAC includes:
- a CDS encoding 4-phosphopantoate--beta-alanine ligase; translated protein: MVKIPKSHPRYWSLYYREKIIEGMEKGMTAKAGLIAHGRGEAFDYLIGERTIEPAERAMKAAVAKFLLAKHPVISVNGNVAALVPKKTIELAKALNAKLEINLFYRTEERVKAIAEELRKYDPEIEILGINPTKRIPGLEHERGKVDERGIWRADVVLVPLEDGDRTEALVRMGKFVVTVDLNPLSRSARMADITVVDNIVRAYPRMVELTGEMKNLPREELERIVEEYDNGKTLSDVLVHIRDRLTELAKEGIWRRKEL
- a CDS encoding sulfide/dihydroorotate dehydrogenase-like FAD/NAD-binding protein — protein: MGYKITAKRDLSPIDYFVEVEAPHVAKAWKPGQFVVFILHERGERVPMSVYRAEEGRVGMFIRKLGKTSLQLYYEFNVGDELYSVVGPLGKPIKVKYYGNVVFASDAVCGQAENYATLKAMKEAGNYTISIQSFENKQNVYPEEFLAKSVADEHYITTDDGSVGRKGHYLDVVKELIEKDKVDIIFAGGKLGSLAKLAELTRPYGIPTITTVRQIMVDGTGMCGSCRILYDGQIKFACRDGPMFNAHKVDWEDVIRRNSRFVEQERLAKERYLAELRAKGVI